A section of the Diabrotica virgifera virgifera chromosome 8, PGI_DIABVI_V3a genome encodes:
- the LOC126889350 gene encoding lanC-like protein 3 homolog isoform X3 — protein MRRMTCNSVKPTEENAGDGIYLGTAGIAYMFYHLSKVPTLSSKQSQYLRQAVTYLNPAITVASCNKTDSIPSFILGNAGIYAVAATVFNSLGDLNQSNQYIQLYYDSANTVKKQRFLNYGSDELFVGRAGYVLGALWIAAETNTPLRKNDIYEICDIIVKSGRDYSRTHDSRCPLMYSYYEVEYLGAAHGLCSILQVLLTVPGYMDSHPNEAKDIKNSIDFLLGEQDAEGNFPAAVDEIGYRSELIHWCHGAGGMIFLMAKAYLVFKEQKYLDSCILMGNLVWAKGLLKKGPGICHGIAGNGYVFLLLYRLTQEQKYLHRAIEFYKFMLSSEFQSGSRTPDYPYSLFEGLAGTTCFLADLTHPSEAKFPFYDIFCVYK, from the exons ATGAGgcggatgacgtgcaaca GTGTTAAGCCAACAGAAGAGAATGCTGGAGATGGAATTTATTTAGGTACTGCTGGGATAGCATATATGTTCTACCACCTTAGCAAGGTTCCAACACTTTCATCAAAGCAATCTCAGTATTTAAGACAAGCTGTAACTTACCTAAATCCGGCAATAACAGTAGCAAGCTGCAACAAAACAGATAGTATCCCCTCTTTCATATTAGGAAATGCTGGAATTTATGCTGTAGCAGCCACAGTTTTCAACAGTTTAGGAGATCTGAATCAAAGCAATCAGTATATTCAATTATATTACGACTCAGCTAATACTGTGAAAAAACAGCGTTTTCTTAATTATGGATCTGATGAACTCTTTGTTGGTAGAGCAG GCTACGTACTGGGAGCTCTTTGGATTGCTGCAGAAACAAACACTCCTTTGAGGAAGAATGACATTTACGAAATTTGTGATATCATTGTAAAATCAGGAAGAGACTACTCTAGAACTCACGATTCTCGTTGTCCTCTTATGTATTCATATTATGAAGTAGAATATTTAGGCGCTGCTCATGGACTTTGCTCTATACTCCAAGTACTATTGACAGTTCCTGGTTACATGGATTCACATCCGAATGAAGCTAAAGATATTAAGAACAGTATAGATTTCTTACTTGGTGAACAAGATGCGGAAG GTAATTTTCCAGCAGCAGTTGATGAAATAGGCTACCGTTCGGAACTTATTCACTGGTGCCATGGAGCGGGTGGAATGATTTTCCTTATGgcaaaagcatatcttgtttttaaagaacagaaataCTTAGATTCTTGTATACTTATGGGAAATCTAGTATGGGCAAAAGGTTTATTAAAAAAAGGTCCAGGAATATGTCATGGCATCGCTGGCAATGgctatgtttttcttttgctaTACAGATTGACGCAAGAACAAAAATACTTACATAGAGCTATAGAGTTTTATAAATTCATGTTGTCGAGTGAATTCCAGAGTGGGTCCAGAACACCGGATTATCCTTATAGTTTATTTGAAGGTTTGGCTGGAACTACATGCTTTTTGGCGGACTTAACTCATCCTTCTGAAGCAAAATTCCCCTTTTATGATATTTTCtgtgtatataaataa
- the LOC126889350 gene encoding lanC-like protein 3 homolog isoform X2, with the protein MSVVNLCHSALQHSRLSQLLVSHNEVYLSHNAAKVLILFWYILSGVKPTEENAGDGIYLGTAGIAYMFYHLSKVPTLSSKQSQYLRQAVTYLNPAITVASCNKTDSIPSFILGNAGIYAVAATVFNSLGDLNQSNQYIQLYYDSANTVKKQRFLNYGSDELFVGRAGYVLGALWIAAETNTPLRKNDIYEICDIIVKSGRDYSRTHDSRCPLMYSYYEVEYLGAAHGLCSILQVLLTVPGYMDSHPNEAKDIKNSIDFLLGEQDAEGNFPAAVDEIGYRSELIHWCHGAGGMIFLMAKAYLVFKEQKYLDSCILMGNLVWAKGLLKKGPGICHGIAGNGYVFLLLYRLTQEQKYLHRAIEFYKFMLSSEFQSGSRTPDYPYSLFEGLAGTTCFLADLTHPSEAKFPFYDIFCVYK; encoded by the exons ATGTCCGTCGTGAACCTTTGCCACAGTGCATTACAACACAGTCGACTCAGCCAACTGTTAGTGTCTCATAACGAGGTATATTTGTCTCATAACGCAGCCAAGGTGTTAATACTTTTTTGGTATATTCTTTCAG GTGTTAAGCCAACAGAAGAGAATGCTGGAGATGGAATTTATTTAGGTACTGCTGGGATAGCATATATGTTCTACCACCTTAGCAAGGTTCCAACACTTTCATCAAAGCAATCTCAGTATTTAAGACAAGCTGTAACTTACCTAAATCCGGCAATAACAGTAGCAAGCTGCAACAAAACAGATAGTATCCCCTCTTTCATATTAGGAAATGCTGGAATTTATGCTGTAGCAGCCACAGTTTTCAACAGTTTAGGAGATCTGAATCAAAGCAATCAGTATATTCAATTATATTACGACTCAGCTAATACTGTGAAAAAACAGCGTTTTCTTAATTATGGATCTGATGAACTCTTTGTTGGTAGAGCAG GCTACGTACTGGGAGCTCTTTGGATTGCTGCAGAAACAAACACTCCTTTGAGGAAGAATGACATTTACGAAATTTGTGATATCATTGTAAAATCAGGAAGAGACTACTCTAGAACTCACGATTCTCGTTGTCCTCTTATGTATTCATATTATGAAGTAGAATATTTAGGCGCTGCTCATGGACTTTGCTCTATACTCCAAGTACTATTGACAGTTCCTGGTTACATGGATTCACATCCGAATGAAGCTAAAGATATTAAGAACAGTATAGATTTCTTACTTGGTGAACAAGATGCGGAAG GTAATTTTCCAGCAGCAGTTGATGAAATAGGCTACCGTTCGGAACTTATTCACTGGTGCCATGGAGCGGGTGGAATGATTTTCCTTATGgcaaaagcatatcttgtttttaaagaacagaaataCTTAGATTCTTGTATACTTATGGGAAATCTAGTATGGGCAAAAGGTTTATTAAAAAAAGGTCCAGGAATATGTCATGGCATCGCTGGCAATGgctatgtttttcttttgctaTACAGATTGACGCAAGAACAAAAATACTTACATAGAGCTATAGAGTTTTATAAATTCATGTTGTCGAGTGAATTCCAGAGTGGGTCCAGAACACCGGATTATCCTTATAGTTTATTTGAAGGTTTGGCTGGAACTACATGCTTTTTGGCGGACTTAACTCATCCTTCTGAAGCAAAATTCCCCTTTTATGATATTTTCtgtgtatataaataa
- the LOC126889350 gene encoding lanC-like protein 3 homolog isoform X4, translated as MFYHLSKVPTLSSKQSQYLRQAVTYLNPAITVASCNKTDSIPSFILGNAGIYAVAATVFNSLGDLNQSNQYIQLYYDSANTVKKQRFLNYGSDELFVGRAGYVLGALWIAAETNTPLRKNDIYEICDIIVKSGRDYSRTHDSRCPLMYSYYEVEYLGAAHGLCSILQVLLTVPGYMDSHPNEAKDIKNSIDFLLGEQDAEGNFPAAVDEIGYRSELIHWCHGAGGMIFLMAKAYLVFKEQKYLDSCILMGNLVWAKGLLKKGPGICHGIAGNGYVFLLLYRLTQEQKYLHRAIEFYKFMLSSEFQSGSRTPDYPYSLFEGLAGTTCFLADLTHPSEAKFPFYDIFCVYK; from the exons ATGTTCTACCACCTTAGCAAGGTTCCAACACTTTCATCAAAGCAATCTCAGTATTTAAGACAAGCTGTAACTTACCTAAATCCGGCAATAACAGTAGCAAGCTGCAACAAAACAGATAGTATCCCCTCTTTCATATTAGGAAATGCTGGAATTTATGCTGTAGCAGCCACAGTTTTCAACAGTTTAGGAGATCTGAATCAAAGCAATCAGTATATTCAATTATATTACGACTCAGCTAATACTGTGAAAAAACAGCGTTTTCTTAATTATGGATCTGATGAACTCTTTGTTGGTAGAGCAG GCTACGTACTGGGAGCTCTTTGGATTGCTGCAGAAACAAACACTCCTTTGAGGAAGAATGACATTTACGAAATTTGTGATATCATTGTAAAATCAGGAAGAGACTACTCTAGAACTCACGATTCTCGTTGTCCTCTTATGTATTCATATTATGAAGTAGAATATTTAGGCGCTGCTCATGGACTTTGCTCTATACTCCAAGTACTATTGACAGTTCCTGGTTACATGGATTCACATCCGAATGAAGCTAAAGATATTAAGAACAGTATAGATTTCTTACTTGGTGAACAAGATGCGGAAG GTAATTTTCCAGCAGCAGTTGATGAAATAGGCTACCGTTCGGAACTTATTCACTGGTGCCATGGAGCGGGTGGAATGATTTTCCTTATGgcaaaagcatatcttgtttttaaagaacagaaataCTTAGATTCTTGTATACTTATGGGAAATCTAGTATGGGCAAAAGGTTTATTAAAAAAAGGTCCAGGAATATGTCATGGCATCGCTGGCAATGgctatgtttttcttttgctaTACAGATTGACGCAAGAACAAAAATACTTACATAGAGCTATAGAGTTTTATAAATTCATGTTGTCGAGTGAATTCCAGAGTGGGTCCAGAACACCGGATTATCCTTATAGTTTATTTGAAGGTTTGGCTGGAACTACATGCTTTTTGGCGGACTTAACTCATCCTTCTGAAGCAAAATTCCCCTTTTATGATATTTTCtgtgtatataaataa